In Buchnera aphidicola (Hyadaphis tataricae), the genomic stretch TTTGTTTTTTTGAAAAAGAATTAAAGGATATTCTTGAGAATAATTAATTTTTATTTTTTTTTCTTTATTACTAAGATGGTTTTGAAGTAATCGACAAGATTTAATATCAAATACCCTACCTTCAATTACTTTATCATCTAATAAGATGACTACATTTCGAATTGGTCTAACAAATGTTCTGTTTGTAATATTCCACCGCATAGATTTCAGTATGATAATTTCTTTTAGGGATTCTTCAATCATCTTAGGAAGCAAAATGTCAATTTTTTTTTGCTTCTGTTTTATTTGATGTACAAGCCATTCACCCTGTGTATTTTTTAAACGATGCGCTTGACATATATTGATACCCCAATGTTTTGCCCAACGATTAGCTGTTTCTGTCGGTATGCCGTGTTGATCATAGGCTTTTTTTAAGGATGGACCTTTTTTGTTGATTATTGATATTCTATCACTTGTATCAATTTCTAATACCTTTAACGCAATCCTTCTTGGAGTGAAAAAAGATTCAATTTTTTTGTATAAAATATTATAAAAATTTAGTTTTTTAATAAAATTATTATAAAAACTAAAAGATATTGTAGAAAGTGATTTGGCAGGAAGCTCTTCAGTACCAATTTCAATAAGTAATGTTTTCTTTGTCATCACGGCCTCTTTTTTTTTTATATACAAAAAGTAAAATTAAGTTTATCTTTTTTGCTTAAATATATTTTTGCAATATTTGCAGTTAATTTTCTGATGCGTAAAATATAGTGTTGACGCTCATTAGAAGATATAGCTTTTCTTGCATCTAAAATATTAAAAATATGATTGGCTTGCAATGTTTTTTCATATGAAATTAATAATAATGGCTCTTTTAAATTCATCATATTATTTGCTTCTAATTCATATGCATTAAATAAATTAAATAAAAAATTTATATTTGCATATTGAAAATTATATTTTGATTGTTCTACTTCGTTTTTTTTAAACATATCACCGTAAGTAATAATTTTGTTTTTATTGCGTTGCCAAATTAAATCATATACGTTAGATTTATTTTGCATATGCATAGCTATTCTTTCTAAACCGTATGTTATTTCTACACTAACAGGATTGCATTCTAATCCACCTACTTGTTGAAAATAAGTAAATTGAGTAATTTCCATGCCATTTAACCAAATTTCCCATCCTACACCCCATGCGCCTAATGTAGGGTTTTCCCAATTGTCTTCTACAAAGCGTATATCGTTGATTTTTTCATTGATATTCAGTAAATTAAGTGACTTTAAGTATATGTTTTGAATGTTTTTTGGCGGTGGTTTGATAATCACTTGAAATTGATAGTATTGTTGTAAACGATTTGGGTTTTTTGCATATCTGCCATCTGAAGGACGACGGCAAGATTGCATATAAGCGGCTTTTATAGGTTCTGGACCTATAGTGCCTAAAAATGTAATATTATGAAAAGTTCCAGCGCCTATTGGTATATCTAAAGGTTCAAATATTAAACATCCTTGTTGGATCCAGAATTGTTTTAATGTATTAATTAAATCATAAAAAGTATTTTTATATTTTTTCATTTTATATCCATAAAGAACATTAAGATATATTTTATATTTTTTATAATTATATGCAATAATAAGCTAACATATTTTAAGTTCAAATGAATTATTACATAAACATTTTTTTATATCTTTTAAAATATCAAAAATAAAATATAAACACATACTTAAATAATAAAAAGCAAAAAATAATGAAAAAAATAAGTAAAGTAGCTGAACTAGTTTATAATGCGTTATTAGAAAAAAATTTAGAAAATCCAATTTTAAAAGGATACAATGATATAAGTGAAAAAGAAAGAGAATTATTAATAGCTAAACATATATATAAAATTATGAATTGTTTAAATTTAGATATGTATAATGATAGTTTAGCACAAACACCAAATCGTGTTGCAAAAATGTATCTTAATGAAATTTTTTCTGGACTAAATTATGAAAATTTTCCTAAAATTACTTTTATTAATAATAAAATTAAAAGTAGAGAAATGATTATTATTAAAAATATATTATTAATTAGCACGTGCGAACATCATTTTTTAACTATGCATGGAACAGCGACGATTGCATATATTCCTCAAGATAAAATAATAGGATTATCTAAAATCAATAGAATTGCGCGATTTTATTGCAATAGACCTCAAATTCAAGAACGTTTAACAAAACAAATATTATTTGTTTTAAAATTATTGCTAGAGACCAACAATATTGCAATTATTGTCAAAATGGAACATTTTTGTATTAAAGCACGCGGTGTATCTGATGCCAATAGTCGTACGATTACTTCTTCTTTAAAAGGTTTGTTTAAGTTAGATGCAACCGTTCGTAATGATTTTTTTTCTCATGAGAATTTTTCTTAAAAAAATGATAAATATATGGAATTTATTTTTTATTGATTAAAATGCATTTTGTCAGTATTATAATATTTTTAGTATATAGTTTTCTTGTATAAACAATCCCACCAACAAGTTAAGGAAACAAAGAAAACAATGAAATATATTGGCGCACATGTGAGTTCTTCTGGAGGTTTAGAGAAAGCAGTTTTGCGTGCTGTTGAAATTGAAGCTACAGCATTCTCTTTTTTTACTAGAAATCAGCGTCAATGGTTTTCTCCGAAATTAACCCAAAAAAAAATAGAAGTATTCAAACAGCATTGTGTGCAATATCACTTTCATCCTTATCAAATTCTGCCTCATAGTAGTTTTTTAATTAATTTAGGTCATCCTGTTGATATTGAATTAGAAAAATCTCGCTTGTCTTTTATTGATGAAGTATTGCGTTGTGAACAACTTGGATTAATATTTCTTAATTTTCATCCTGGAAGTCATTTAAATCAAATTACTGAAGATATTTGTTTAAAAAGAATTGCTGAATCTGTTAATATAGCGTTAGATAAAACTAAACATGTTATTGCCGTAATAGAAAACACAGCGGGTCAAGGCACTAACGTTGGATATTGTTTTCAACATTTATCTAAAATTATTAAAAATGTTAATGATCAATCTAGGATTGGAGTTTGTCTCGATACATGTCATTTGTTTTCTGCAGGATATGACTTGCGTACGGTAAAAGATTGTGAGGACACTTTTAATCATTTTAATGATGTAATAGGATTAAAATATTTAAAAGGAATACATTTGAATGATTCTAAAAAACAATTCAATAGTAGAGTTGATCGTCATCAAAGTTTAGGCATGGGAACAATTGGGACTGCACCGTTTCGATGGATCATGAAAAATAAAAATTTTTATAACATACCAATGATTTTAGAGACAACTAATCCAACAATATGGAAAGAAGAGATTTCTTGGTTAAGATCTCAAAATATATAATGAATGTTTAACAAAAAGGTTAAATTATGTTAATATTGAATGCAGAAAAAAGAATTTTAAAAGGAAAAAGTTTTAGTAGAAAACTACGTCTGAAAAATCGATTACCAGGTGTTTTGTATGGATTAAAAAAAAATGTTATTTTGATAACATTAGATCATAATGTAATCTTTAATTGGCAAAAAAAACTTAATGTTCAAAAAGAAGACATATTTTTGATAATTGACAGTAAGAAATATAGGGTAAAAGTTCAAGATATTCAAAAACATGTTTTTAAACCCAAATTATTACACATTGATTTTTTACGTATTATTCATAATCATTAATCTTTTTTAAAAAAAATGATAATCAAAATCCACTTAATAATATAGAGAAAAATATTCTTCTAAAAATTGACATAGAAGGATGAAATTGTATAGA encodes the following:
- the glyQ gene encoding glycine--tRNA ligase subunit alpha, with product MKKYKNTFYDLINTLKQFWIQQGCLIFEPLDIPIGAGTFHNITFLGTIGPEPIKAAYMQSCRRPSDGRYAKNPNRLQQYYQFQVIIKPPPKNIQNIYLKSLNLLNINEKINDIRFVEDNWENPTLGAWGVGWEIWLNGMEITQFTYFQQVGGLECNPVSVEITYGLERIAMHMQNKSNVYDLIWQRNKNKIITYGDMFKKNEVEQSKYNFQYANINFLFNLFNAYELEANNMMNLKEPLLLISYEKTLQANHIFNILDARKAISSNERQHYILRIRKLTANIAKIYLSKKDKLNFTFCI
- the folE gene encoding GTP cyclohydrolase I FolE — protein: MKKISKVAELVYNALLEKNLENPILKGYNDISEKERELLIAKHIYKIMNCLNLDMYNDSLAQTPNRVAKMYLNEIFSGLNYENFPKITFINNKIKSREMIIIKNILLISTCEHHFLTMHGTATIAYIPQDKIIGLSKINRIARFYCNRPQIQERLTKQILFVLKLLLETNNIAIIVKMEHFCIKARGVSDANSRTITSSLKGLFKLDATVRNDFFSHENFS
- the nfo gene encoding deoxyribonuclease IV — translated: MKYIGAHVSSSGGLEKAVLRAVEIEATAFSFFTRNQRQWFSPKLTQKKIEVFKQHCVQYHFHPYQILPHSSFLINLGHPVDIELEKSRLSFIDEVLRCEQLGLIFLNFHPGSHLNQITEDICLKRIAESVNIALDKTKHVIAVIENTAGQGTNVGYCFQHLSKIIKNVNDQSRIGVCLDTCHLFSAGYDLRTVKDCEDTFNHFNDVIGLKYLKGIHLNDSKKQFNSRVDRHQSLGMGTIGTAPFRWIMKNKNFYNIPMILETTNPTIWKEEISWLRSQNI
- the rplY gene encoding 50S ribosomal protein L25, which gives rise to MLILNAEKRILKGKSFSRKLRLKNRLPGVLYGLKKNVILITLDHNVIFNWQKKLNVQKEDIFLIIDSKKYRVKVQDIQKHVFKPKLLHIDFLRIIHNH